The window AGCTGAACGCCGGCATCGTCGCGACGCTCGACGCTGCGGGCCTGCTGCCCGACGACGCGGCGCCGTCCAGATCGGACCCGGCTTGATCATGGCGGCCGAGACCATCGGCCGCTGCAAGTGCCCGCTGTGCAGCTCCGACCGCGCGCGCCTGTCGCTCGCGAAGTCGAAGCTGTCGGTGATCACTTGCAACGCCTGCAACTTCCAAGGATTCGCGCGCAGCGATCGCAGTGACGACAAGCTGCGCGCGCTGCTGATCGCGGAGCCGGCCGCACCGCCGGCCGACGATCCACCGGCACCGCCGGCACCGATCGCCACGGCGCCGCAACCGGCGCCAGCGACGCGCGCACCGATGGGGTGGGGGGTGCTGGGCCATGCATGACGACGACGCGCCCCAGGCGCCCGAATCGCCTGGCCTCGACGCACTCGCCGCCCAGGCCGTCGAGCTGGAAGCCGGCGCGCTGCCGCCGGGCCTGCGGCCACCGGAGCCCGCCCAGGTCATCGCCGACAGCTCGGCCGAGCTGCTGGGCGCGCTGACGATGGCGCGGCTGTTGGTCGCGCCCATGTTCGAGTGGTGGCCGAAGTTCGGCGACACGTGGAGCGATGGCACGCTGCAGAGCATCTCGACGGCCGGCGCCCAGGTGATGGAGCGCCACGGCTGGAGCCTGGGCGATCTCATGTCGAGCTGGGGCCCGTACATCGCGCTCGCCATGGCGACGGCACCGCCGACGCTCGTGACGCTGCAGGCGATCAAGGCCGAGAAGGCTCGGCAGGCCATGCCACGCGCGGAGCCGGCCGAGGCCGAGGAGGGCGTGCGGCCATGAGCGTGCTGAATCGGCCGATGGTCTGGGCCTACATCGGCGCCAGCGGCAGCGGGAAGGGCGTGTCGATCAACAAGGCCTTGGCGGCGCTGAAGCCGCAGCGCCTGCTGATCTGGGACCCACGTGACGAGTACGGCAAGCACGCGAAGCGGATCACGACGCTGCCGGCGCTGGTGGCCGAGTTCAAGAAGGCCGGCGACGGACCCGTGCGCGTGCGCTACGTGGCGGGCTCGGGGATGCCGCTAGCCGACGCCTTCGCGCTGGTCTGCTCGCTCGCATTCGAGGTGGGCTCGCTGGTGTTCCTGGCCGAAGAACTCAGCGACGTGACGACGGCCAGCCAGGCGCCGGCCGCGTGGCGCCGCTGCATCACGCAGGGCCGGCACCGCGCGCTGCACATCATCGGCGCGGCCCAGCGGCCGGCGCTGATCGACAAGACCTTCATGGGCAACTGCACCTTCATCCGGTGCTTCACGCTGCGCTACAGCGACGATCGCGCGGCCATGGCAAAGGCGCTCGACGTACCGCTGGCCGACGTGTCGGCGTTGCAGACCGTCGAGACCGAGAAGGCCACCACGATCGCGTACCTCGAGCGGGATTTCCGGGCCGGCGTGTTGCAAAAAGGCTCGATTCGCATGTCTCGGTGAGGTGGGCTACGTAGGGGCTACGTACGGGCGTCCGGGCCCCCAACGTACAGCGGCGCGGGGCGCAATGGTGGCTCTCTTCAACCCACCATTTGCACAGGAATCGACCCCATGAAAGCCCAACTCAAGAACGCCGCCATCACGACCGCGATCGTGCTCGCCACGATCTACGCGCTGCGTCAGGTCTCGGCCACCCGCAGCATCGTCGACAAGGCACTGATCGGCTGATCGGCCGGCGGCTCTCCCTCCACCCAACGAACAGGACACCCGCTCATGCGCCCGATCCGTCTCCCCCAGCTCCAGAACGTCGGCCCGAATCAGCGGGTTTCCCTGTCGCTGCCGCTCGGCGTCACCTACCAGAAGCTCTATTTCCAGCTCGGCACCAACATCCTGACTTCGCTGATCACGAACATCGTGCTCAAGCTGAACAACAAGGAATTCGCCCGCTGGAAAACCGCTGCCGACTTGATCGCGCACAACGCCTACAAGGGCAACTACACCGGCTCAACTGCGTTCCTCGTGATCGACTTCACCGAGCGCCTCGCTCGTGAAGAAGCCGCGCTGACGCTGGGCACCGTTGCGGCCACCCAGGAAGCCGGCGTCCAACAGTTCACGCTGGAATTCGATCTCGGCAACTACACCGCGGTCGCGGCCTCGATCATCACGGGCTGGGCCGACGTGGAAGCCCCCAGCGCGAACCGCATCATCCAGCGCGTGCAGTACATGCAAAAGGTGATCGGCGCCGCGGCGCAGGAGCAGATTTACATCCCGTTCGGCGTGAACGGCTTCCAAGTCAAGCGCCTGCTGATCAAGCATGCCCAGCTCTCCAGCGTGCGCGTGCGCCGCGACGGCTCGGACATGTACGACGATCTGCCGACCGCCTTTGCGAACCAACGGCTGCAGGACTTCGGCCGCGTGCCACAGGCCGGGTATTTCTGCGTCGACTTCCTGCCCGACAGCCTGCAGGCGAACGCGCTGAACACCGCGCAGATTCTGGTCGCGCCCGGCCAGGCCGTGCCGGTGCAGAACCTCGACGTGCGCGTCACCACGGCCGCGGCCGACACCCTCGACATCTACGTCGAGGCCTATTCGCTGAACTCGCAACTCTGACACCCACCGCGAAGCGAAGCCGAGAAGGCAGGGCGGGCCGGCACTGACACCGGCCCGCCCAACACGGAAGGAAACAGGACATGAGTGCAGCACTCGACGCGGCAGCCGGAGACCCCTACTACACGCAGAGCCTGCCGGGAGACTGGAGCGACACGGCCAAGATGGCGCCGTTCCAGCCCGCCGCGGCAGGGTCGAGCTGGTGGGAAGGGGCGATCCAATACGGCTTGGTCCGCGCGATCGACAACCGCTTCGGCCCGGTGAACATCGCCGGCAACAACCAGCCGGGCACATTCGCGGGTGCCAACGGCCGCACCTACACCCAGGCGCCCAACGCCACCGGTCAGACCCTGCTCGGCGGTGCGCTGGGCGGCGGCATGGGCACGTGGCTGCTGCTGGGCGGCGTCGCCCTCGCGGCCTTCGCGCTGCTGAAGCGCTGACGCCATGGCCGGCGGCAGCGGCATCGCGGCCGGCGCATCTGCCGGCGCGGCATTCGGCCCGTGGGGCGCTGCCATCGGCGGCGTGCTCGGCGGTGTGTCCGACCTTGCGGGCGGCGGTGGTGGCGGCGGCCCCTTCCTCGGCGGTGAGGCCGGCTCGGCAGCTCACGGCAACCGGCTCGACGGCTCGGGCTGGTCGGTGAACTTCGGCGGCACGCAGATCGCGACGCCGAGCAAGACCGACTACAGCGCCGAGGGCCTGCCGTCACCGGCCGGGCTCGTCACGGCCGGCGGCGTGTCCCCTGTGCTGATGATCGGCGGCGCGGTGCTGCTGGTCGCGGTGCTGTTGCTCAAGCGCAAGCGGGGCTGATGTGGGAGCGCAGGCGCTGCACCGAGTGCGGGTTGAGCGATCGAGCGACGGCGCTGCATCGTTGACG is drawn from Methylibium petroleiphilum PM1 and contains these coding sequences:
- a CDS encoding major capsid protein P2, coding for MRPIRLPQLQNVGPNQRVSLSLPLGVTYQKLYFQLGTNILTSLITNIVLKLNNKEFARWKTAADLIAHNAYKGNYTGSTAFLVIDFTERLAREEAALTLGTVAATQEAGVQQFTLEFDLGNYTAVAASIITGWADVEAPSANRIIQRVQYMQKVIGAAAQEQIYIPFGVNGFQVKRLLIKHAQLSSVRVRRDGSDMYDDLPTAFANQRLQDFGRVPQAGYFCVDFLPDSLQANALNTAQILVAPGQAVPVQNLDVRVTTAAADTLDIYVEAYSLNSQL